The Nitrospirota bacterium genomic interval AAAAGACGATGACCGCTAAGTCCGAGGAGAAAGAAGGCACATCCCAGCTCGCGCAAAGCGTGCGGGTCAAGCGGGGCGTGACCATTCAGGTGGATGTGAAACCGCAAGCCCAGCCGGGCGGCTGACGGAGAAGAGGAGAACGGAGCATGGATCTCGGGTCAGGCGGCATCGCGTTCGCGCTGAATCACGCGACTCTCGAAGGCAAGATCACCATCTCGGTGCTCTTGCTGTTTTCGCTGGTGAGCTGGACGGTGATCATCAACAAGTTCCGCCAACTGGCGAAGGCCCGGAAACGGAACCGGATGTTTCTCAACGCCTATTCGCGGGCGAAGTCGCCGTTGACGATTTTCAACAAGGGCCCGATCAAGCAGTTGAACGGCTCGCCGATGTACGAGCTCTACTACGGCGGATGCGAGGAGCTCAAAGCGCAGCAGGAGAAGTACGGCAGCCAACAGATCCCCCGCCACGGGATGAACGCGGTCCGGATTGCGTTGGAGCGGGTGCTCGGCGAGGCGGCCGTGAGCCTGGAATCCGGTATGATCATCCTGGCCACCGCGATCAGCGGCGGGCCGTTTGTCGGACTGCTCGGCACCGTCTGGGGGGTGATGGACACCTTCTCCGGCATCGGGCGGGTGCAGCAAGCCAGCCTCACCGCGATGGCGCCGGGCGTGGCCGCGGCCTTGATCGCGACGGTCGCCGGGCTGATGGTCGCGATCCCTTCGTTGTTTTGCTACAACTTCCTGGTGACGAAGATCAAGGCGTTGACGATGGAGCTGGATAATTTCGCGGCGCATTTGGAGACCGTGTTCATGACGGAATTTCTCCAGGACAACCGGAACGGCGGCGTGAAGACCGAAGAGGACATCGAGGACTATCGGCCTCGCTCCCACCAGGAAGAGGAGCCGTCCATGGGCGCGGCCGCGGCGCACTGACCCCCTCTCCGAGACCCTCCACCTTGAAGGGGAAGGGTGGGGGCTTATGGCAAGAGAGTAATTGGGTAATTGAGTGACTGATCCTCTCCTCGTCCTCCCCCTGCCAGGGGGAGGGAAGGGTGAGGGTGGAGTTGGAATACGATGCGACGTTTTTCAAGAAGCAGCCACGGCGCCGTCTCGGACATCAACATCACGCCGCTCTTGGACCTCGCCTGGGTGCTGCTCGTGATCTTCATCATCACCACGACGGCCATGGTTCAGGGGATCGAGCTGAAGTTGCCGGAATCCACGCCGCATGAAACGGAAATGGAGAGCACCACCAGGACCATCTCGGTCAAGAAGACCGGCGAGATCTTCCTGGACGAGGAAAAGGTCAGGATTGCCGAATTGGAGAGCCTGCTGCGGGAATTGAAGAAAGCCAAAGGTGGAAAACTCCCCGTCGTCCTCCGCGGCGATGCCGGCGTCGAATACAAACACGTGGTCGCGGTCCTGGACGTCCTGCAACGCATCCCGATCGAGGACCTCGCTCTGGCCACCAAACCGATGGGGGAAGGCCTGTGAAAGAAAGGTAAGGGGTGAGCGGTGAGGGGTAAAGGGTTGAAGAAAATCGCTCACACCTCCGCCCTGACCCCTTACCAGTTGAAAAGAAGAGATGCCCGGATATACCGGCTTCCAGAAGAAGAAAACCAAGCTCGGCACCACGCTCCTCATTGTTGCCCTGATTCACGTCGGCATCGCCGCCGGGTTGTACTGGCTGTCCCAGACGGAGTTCGGCCAGTCCCTCATCAAGGTGTACAAGCTCGACGCCTTCATGAAGCAGGAGAAGCCGCCCGAGCCGCCGCCCCCGCCGGAACCGGAGCCGGAGCCGCCGCCCCCGCCGCCGAAACCGGAACCGAAGCAGGAAG includes:
- a CDS encoding biopolymer transporter ExbD; amino-acid sequence: MRRFSRSSHGAVSDINITPLLDLAWVLLVIFIITTTAMVQGIELKLPESTPHETEMESTTRTISVKKTGEIFLDEEKVRIAELESLLRELKKAKGGKLPVVLRGDAGVEYKHVVAVLDVLQRIPIEDLALATKPMGEGL
- a CDS encoding MotA/TolQ/ExbB proton channel family protein, with protein sequence MDLGSGGIAFALNHATLEGKITISVLLLFSLVSWTVIINKFRQLAKARKRNRMFLNAYSRAKSPLTIFNKGPIKQLNGSPMYELYYGGCEELKAQQEKYGSQQIPRHGMNAVRIALERVLGEAAVSLESGMIILATAISGGPFVGLLGTVWGVMDTFSGIGRVQQASLTAMAPGVAAALIATVAGLMVAIPSLFCYNFLVTKIKALTMELDNFAAHLETVFMTEFLQDNRNGGVKTEEDIEDYRPRSHQEEEPSMGAAAAH